From Asterias rubens chromosome 3, eAstRub1.3, whole genome shotgun sequence, the proteins below share one genomic window:
- the LOC117288516 gene encoding isoamyl acetate-hydrolyzing esterase 1 homolog — protein MTCVAPSSCSSRDGCIDTVCTTRAQWSAAAAAATRSAPHTGNKEKHISLCVFLGSTMKMSWPKVILFGDSLSQFAFSEGGWGSSLANLLQRKCDVLNRGFSGYNSTWGRIALPRCIPKEDIPYIAMVTIFFGANDSVLEETRGAKFVSLDDFSANLQDMVQYLVDGGMQSDNIIIISPPPLDDKVWSKGCLKNDSPVNRKNSNTGLYAKACCRVSKECSVECLDVWTLMQEEQNWQRFLVDGLHLSEEGSRFLGQHLLRMAEVRTSKLSTQLPDWKDIDVANPEKSFPS, from the exons ATGACATGTGTAGCGCCCTCCAGCTGCAGTTCTCGAGACGGCTGCATAGATACTGTATGTACTACACGTGCACAATGGAGtgcagcagctgcagcagctACACGTAGCGCGCCCCACACAGGAAATAAAGAAAAGCACATTTCTTTGTGCGTCTTTCTCGGCTCCACAATGAAAATGTCTTGGCCTAAAGTCATATTATTTGGAGACTCTCTCTCACAG TTTGCTTTTAGTGAAGGGGGATGGGGCTCATCTCTTGCAAATTTATTGCAAAG GAAGTGTGACGTTCTAAACAGAGGGTTCTCTGGCTACAACTCCACATGGGGTCGCATCGCTCTACCGAGATGCATTCCAAAGGAAGACATACCCTACATTGCTATGGTTACCATCTTCTTCGGAGCCAATGACTCTGTTCTGGAGGAGACGAGGGGTGCTAAATTTGTCAGCCTGGACGACTTCTCTGCAAATCTGCAG GATATGGTTCAGTATTTAGTAGATGGAGGCATGCAGTCAGATAACATCATTATCATTTCACCACCACCACTAGACGACAAAGTCTGGAGCAAGGGATGCCTGAAGAATG ACAGTCCTGTCAATCGGAAAAACTCCAACACTGGGCTGTACGCCAAGGCATGCTGCCGAGTATCAAAGGAATGCTCCGTTGAATGCTTAGATGTGTGGACACTGATGCAGGAAGAGCAG AATTGGCAAAGGTTCCTGGTGGATGGTCTTCACCTATCCGAGGAAGGTTCCAGATTCCTCGGACAACATCTTCTGAGAATGGCAGAGGTAAGAACAAGCAAGCTCTCGACGCAACTCCCCGACTGGAAAGATATCGACGTCGCCAATCCTGAAAAAAGCTTCCCCTCATGA